Proteins encoded in a region of the Anopheles ziemanni chromosome 2, idAnoZiCoDA_A2_x.2, whole genome shotgun sequence genome:
- the LOC131282043 gene encoding ras-related protein Rap-2b-like codes for MPGTCHRLRIPSIVSNRSAKSVTATVASSTSSSATSSGASTGARPSIADDDIFSSEPLGGPTSPPATIKKERHRVTMMGAARVGKSSIISQFLYEKYLSRYKQTIEEMHRGEYELPDGSSLTLDILDTSGSYQFPAMRALSINTSGAFILVYAVDDKETWDEVERLREQIISVRGSRVPIVVVGNKADVPEEQRQVPFKVARSRALLEWGCGYAECSAKNNEGILTVFKQLLRQANIEYNLSPAVRRRRKSLPSYTGASNPARANSAKYYLKRHSCSVQ; via the exons ATGCCGGGCACGTGTCACCGGCTCCGGATACCGTCCATCGTTTCGAACCGCTCGGCCAAGAGCGTCACGGCGACGGTGGCCTCCTCGACGTCCTCCTCGGCGACGTCCTCCGGTGCATCCACCGGTGCGAGACCGTCGATCGCCGATGATGATATCTTCAGCAGCGAACCGCTCGGTGGACCGACGTCCCCGCCGGCCACCATCAAAAAGGAGCGCCACCGGGTGACGATGATGGGTGCGGCCCGCGTCGGCAAGTCCTCGATCATCTCGCAGTTCCTGTACGAAAAGTATCTGTCGCGCTACAAGCAAACCATCGAGGAAATGCACCGGGGCGAGTACGAGCTGCCGGATGGGTCTAGTCTGACGTTGGACATACTGGATACCTCCGGGTCGTACCAATTTCCGGCCATGCGTGCACTCTCGATCAACACGAGCGGTGCGTTCATACTGGTGTACGCCGTCGACGACAAGGAAACCTGGGACGAGGTGGAACGGTTGCGGGAACAG ATTATATCCGTGCGAGGCTCGAGGGTGCCGATCGTAGTCGTCGGCAACAAGGCGGACGTACCGGAAGAACAACGCCAGGTACCGTTCAAGGTAGCCCGATCTCGCGCCCTGCTCGAGTGGGGTTGCGGTTACGCCGAATGCTCGGCCAAGAACAACGAGGGCATCCTGACGGTGTTCAAGCAGCTACTCCGCCAGGCCAACATCGAGTACAACCTAAGCCCGGCCGTGCGCCGTCGCCGGAAGTCCCTGCCGAGCTATACCGGCGCCAGCAATCCGGCCCGTGCCAACTCTGCCAAGTACTATCTGAAACGGCACTCCTGCTCGGTACAGTAG
- the LOC131281122 gene encoding sodium-dependent dopamine transporter, producing the protein MFELDDPREKLRLLETPVKSTDKSSESIDGEALKELNGGAENGVGGDGEGTALAMATIGQIKAKSRPGLLPRNGGGGGGGGGGGDLDDGEQRETWSGKVDFLLSVIGFAVDLANVWRFPYLCYKNGGGAFLVPYGIMLLVGGIPLFYMELALGQFNRKGAITCWGRLVPLFKGIGYAVVLIAFYVDFYYNVIIAWSLRFFFASFTSSLPWTHCSNAWNTAECQPFGFSNSSAATISNRTAAALAGNVTAAATVVNETKFASASSEYFNRYILELHKSEGIHDLGAIKWDMVLCLLVVYLICYFSLWKGISTSGKVVWFTALFPYAVLLILLVRGITLPGSAEGIDYYLRPNFDCIYNAQVWVDAATQVFFSLGPGFGVLLAYASYNKYHNNVYKDALLTSLINSATSFVAGFVIFSVLGYMANASGQSIQDVATEGPGLVFVVYPAAIATMPGSIFWALIFFMMLLTLGLDSSFGGSEAIITALSDEFPKIGRNREIFVAILFSLYFVVGIASCTQGGFYFFQLLDRYAAGYSILIAVLFESIAVSWIYGTERFCNDIKDMIGFAPGIYWRVCWKFVAPLFLLFIIIYGLIGHEPLSYEDYVYPAWANVLGWCIAGSSMIMIPLMAFYKLIVTKGTFRQRMKILTTPWRDQQLAVNGVTIEPAQVRLTHSDEGEEV; encoded by the exons ATGTTCGAGCTGGATGATCCACGGGAGAAGCTGAGACTGCTGGAAACGCCAGTGAAAAGCACCGATAAGTCGTCAG AATCTATCGACGGCGAAGCACTGAAAGAGCTGAACGGTGGAGCTGAAAACGGGGTCGGTGGCGACGGCGAGGGAACCGCCTTGGCCATGGCCACCATCGGCCAGATCAAGGCGAAAAGCCGCCCGGGCCTGCTGCCACGCaacggcggtggcggtggtggtggtggtggtggtggcgacCTGGACGATGGCGAGCAGCGCGAAACCTGGAGCGGCAAGGTGGACTTCCTGCTGTCGGTCATCGGGTTCGCCGTCGATCTGGCCAACGTATGGCGCTTCCCGTACCTCTGCTACAAGAACGGTGGCG GTGCTTTCCTGGTGCCGTACGGTATAATGCTGCTGGTTGGGGGCATTCCACTGTTCTACATGGAGCTGGCGCTCGGGCAGTTCAACCGGAAGGGAGCCATCACGTGCTGGGGCCGGCTGGTGCCGCTGTTCAAAGGCATCGGCTACGCTGTGGTACTGATAGCGTTCTACGTAGACTTCTACTACAACGTCATCATAGCGTGGTCGTTGcgtttcttcttcgcttccttCACCAGCAGTCTCCCGTGGACGCACTGCTCGAACGCATGGAACACGGCGGAATGTCAACCGTTTGGGTTCAGCAACAGCTCGGCGGCGACCATTAGCAACCGGACCGCGGCCGCACTGGCGGGGAATGTCACGGCTGCGGCAACGGTAGTCAACGAGACCAAATTCGCATCGGCTTCATCCGAGTACTTCAA CCGATATATTTTAGAGCTGCACAAAAGCGAAGGTATCCACGATCTGGGTGCCATCAAGTGGGACATGGTACTGTGTCTGCTGGTTGTGTATCTCATCTGCTACTTCTCGCTCTGGAAGGGTATCAGCACGTCCGGTAAGGTGGTCTGGTTTACGGCCCTATTCCCGTACGCCGTACTGCTGATTCTACTCGTCCGCGGCATCACCCTGCCTGGTTCGGCCGAAGGAATCGACTACTATCTGCGACCGAACTTTGACTGCATCTACAACGCGCAGGTTTGGGTAGACGCCGCCACACAGGTGTTCTTCTCCCTTGGGCCTGGGTTTGGTGTTTTGCTCGCGTACGCCTCGTACAACAAGTATCACAACAACGTCTACAA AGACGCTCTGCTGACGAGTTTGATCAATTCGGCGACCAGTTTTGTGGCCGGATTCGTGATTTTCTCCGTCCTCGGTTACATGGCTAACGCGAGTGGTCAGAGCATTCAGGACGTTGCGACCGAGGGCCCCGGGTTGGTGTTTGTCGTCTATCCAGCCGCCATCGCCACCATGCCGGGTAGCATCTTCTGGgcattgatcttcttcatgatGCTCCTCACGCTCGGACTGGATAGTTCG TTTGGAGGCTCCGAAGCTATCATCACCGCCCTCAGCGACGAATTCCCCAAAATCGGTCGTAATCGGGAGATTTTTGTGGCCATCCTCTTCTCGCTGTACTTTGTCGTTGGTATCGCCAGCTGCACCCAGGGTGGGTTCTACTTCTTCCAGCTGCTCGATCGTTACGCCGCCGGTTATTCGATTCTCATAGCGGTACTTTTCGAATCGATCGCTGTCTCTTGGATTTACG GCACGGAACGGTTCTGCAATGACATCAAGGACATGATTGGCTTTGCTCCGGGCATCTACTGGCGCGTTTGCTGGAAGTTTGTGGCGCCGCTGTTTCtactcttcatcatcatctacGGTTTGATCGGGCACGAGCCGCTCAGCTACGAGGACTACGTCTATCCGGCGTGGGCGAACGTGCTCGGGTGGTGTATAGCGGGTTCGTCGATGATCATGATCCCACTGATGGCGTTTTACAAGCTGATCGTGACCAAGGGAACCTTCCGACAG CGGATGAAAATACTTACTACGCCCTGGAGGGATCAACAGCTGGCCGTGAACGGTGTCACGATCGAACCGGCTCAGGTGCGGCTGACGCATTCCGATGAGGGCGAGGAGGTTTGA
- the LOC131294736 gene encoding uncharacterized protein LOC131294736, giving the protein MAKVTKLLAQLPIEEKVEFLNSFDMVQTDCDGVLWLLQGPFQGVDVSIRELRKAGKKIAFVSNNSVRAMDDYKGKLDKLTDFTVTEEDIVHPAKVVIAFLKERGFDSLCYVIGSKHFKKCLRDAGFQVLDGPEQPMNESVAEIGQVIADKQPVKAVIVDFDYNCNYIKLLRAQLYMQQGDCWFIAGAMDKVLPLGPKMRLLGPGYYVDILQDITDMKPIMLAKPGVAMSKVLKRMLPVEDPRRVLFIGDQPELDVKFGSISNYQTLLVGTGGVKEVDLKNYAGDMVPDYYIGAFADLAQIVRDVAAYKTAKEQKL; this is encoded by the exons ATGGCAAAAGTGACGAAACTTCTCGCCCAGCTTCCGATCGAAGAAAAGGTGGAGTTTCTCAACTCCTTCGACATGGTTCAGACAGACTGCGATG GTGTGCTGTGGCTGCTGCAGGGTCCATTCCAAGGGGTTGACGTGTCCATCAGGGAGCTACGGAAGGctgggaagaaaattgcattCGTCTCGAACAACAGTGTCCGCGCCATGGATGACTACAAAGGGAAGCTGGACAAGCTGACTGATTTTACCGTCACCGAAGAAGACATAGTTCACCCGGCAAAGGTCGTAATCGCTTTCTTGAAGGAACGCGGATTTGACTCACTGTGCTACGTGATAGGAAGCAAACATTTTAAGAAATGTCTTCGTGACGCAGGCTTTCAAGTGCTCGACGGG CCAGAACAACCCATGAATGAATCGGTAGCTGAGATAGGGCAGGTTATTGCTGATAAACAACCGGTCAAAGCTGTCATTGTGGACTTTGACTACAACTGCAACTATATCAAACTGCTGCGAGCCCAGCTGTATATGCAGCAAGGAGATTGCTGGTTTATCGCCGGAGCAATGGATAAAGTTTTGCCGCTCGGTCCAAAAATGCGCCTGCTGGGGCCGGGATACTACGTGGACATACTGCAGGATATCACCGATATGAAGCCCATCATGTTGGCTAAACCAGGCGTGGCCATGAGTAAGGTGTTGAAGCGAATGTTACCGGTTGAGGATCCCCGTCGGGTGCTGTTCATTGGCGATCAGCCCGAGCTGGATGTGAAGTTTGGCAGCATTTCCAACTATCAAACACTACTGGTTGGCACTGGCGGGGTCAAGGAAGTTGATCTGAAAAATTACGCCGGCGATATGGTGCCGGATTACTACATTGGGGCCTTTGCTGACCTGGCGCAGATCGTGCGAGATGTGGCCGCGTACAAAACTGCCAAAGAAcaaaaactttga